CCAATAATTGAGAAAATTCCAATAGAGGTAGGCACTCCATAACTCAGTTATTAAGATTAAAAACACTAATAAGATGGATTAGCAATTAGAGATGTGGGCCAGTAGAGACCCAATATGTTTTCCGGATAGGACTCAAGAGTAAGCAGTTTTGAGGGCCAGATGAGAAGTTCCAGCCCATATTATTGAGGCATCGGTTTGTTGTATTTCTAGGCTCTGGAGTGGGCTTAGTTTTCGAGTCGGAAGATAAGTGGTCAACATCCTCTAGTAATTCATTTTGGTTCCTTTTGAAAGGTCATTTTGGTCTTTCAGTAAAGAGGATTTTCTCTCCATCGTTATCAtaacccttcttcttcttcttttctctctcttcgttccttttcatttttgtttcttttaaggattgttttgtcaaatttctGCCGATTAGgagtttttgttttcttggacTGTAGagaaactttttcttttttttaagaaaaataaaattttttcattttcatttaaaatttataaaatttgttgCTTCATagaaacttttttattttttatttagataatattttaaatataaaaggtaGACTTTGAATAAATGAAgtgagaatttatttttaaaaaatataaaaaaatatgtctaacttgttttaattttttttttttaaacttagttataattttgaaacTACAAAGATTTCTTTACTTACAGTtagttttctaaaaagaatttcaaatgaaaacagaaaatataattttgtgtttatttatgatatttttctaaaataaaaatagaaaacagttttttatatttttaaaattataactaaattttaaattattcttgAAAACAAGTAAAATATGTTTTCTACATTTTTGTTTGTATAAAAAATCATTTGTTTTCAAATGAAAACGGAGTACTTATTccaagtttataatttatacttaaaaatattatttaaataaaaaatacaaaattttctATAAAGTAATCatgttttacaaattttataatttttttatgaaaatgacagttttcatttttcttaaaaattaaaaaataaaaatgaaatttttttctacAAGTAAATATTGTCCTAATAccctaagaaaaaaaaaaaactccttTGCTCATAAGAGACCTTTTGTAAACTGATATAAATGTTTCTGCTTactgaaattttattttgatttcaagaaaataaaaaatgaaaataaaaaaaaatctatacaAATAAACAGGCCTTAGAaaactgtattttttattttcattttagaaaaataccACATGTAACCacaaaattctatttttttgttttcatttgaaaaattttctagaaaactaatataattttctctAAGTAAACAGGACATTAGTTTCTCTACTTCTATTACAGCCTTTATTACATTTCAAAGTATAAATGAGTCAGATTAGACttgcaaaaaatttaaattttatttaataataactcaataaaatttgaataatttaaacaataaatcAAGCTTAGTttgaatattataatatatgacCACAATACAAGGTTAGTTAAATATTCTACTTTCAtataaaagagtatatttgtcatacatatataaatattattcaagTTAATTCAAAGTTTAGGTcatttgaatatatttaattttatctaatttaattaaaaatcagtAAGAATTTCTTATAACATATAATGAtagttgaaaattttaatcgaactagaatataataaaattaaattcgaGTGTAAGTATATTAATTCATTtcaaaattgattattaactttaattattttaattccataacatttgtttgtttggttctagaattttgaattattcGATTCACAAATTAATGTAATATAGTTAGAGTTTGATACAGagtttttattcaatttttaaatttattacttaGAATTCTCACtagattttatttgttatttgaGTAATTATTTTGGAGTAAAATTGTTGGATCTTAGTATGTAGACATCCATTTCATTGTCCACTTTGCTTCCCATTCGAATTTCAAGAGTAACCAGACATGCCATACATGTCTTTTGTTTGATCCTTTCAATTTGCGACTGTTCTAACACCTAAAACGGACTACAATCATTCCTTACAGATGCCAAGTCTTCTATCCCCTTCATTAAGCTGAAGGATATGCACAAACTAATAAGTGGGTATGGTAGCTTATTCAAGATTTTGAttcagaaaaagaatttattaataaaaaaggcAGTAAATGGCTAGACCACTTGTAAGATGCGTAATTTCTTTGTGATGATTTTTAAGAGAAATCTCAGACAATTTGACATATGAGATGCAAAATATTGTGtgagaaattctaaattaaataatcttttGCAATCCAACTTTAGTGCAAAATTTGAAGTGGGCAATTGGGCATAGCTAACACaaggaattatatattaagaaaagaaattgataaaagatGAACACTTCTTAACTATAACCTACAAAGACACCAACTTTACCCACAAACAATATAACAGAAGGCATacaaacaaaatttatatatttgcaaaatattttttatttgcctTTCCAAGCCAAAACAAGCAGAGGAAAGCataaaacacacacacacacaaaccTTAATATAATGAAACTGAAATAACAACAACCttagttgatttttaattgaagaaaagggtactattattttttctttcttcttctctcctAAATCATGTCACCTTCTTCGATTTCTGCTTCTCCTTCTTCATCAAAAGTAAGTGTTGGTTCACTCTCGCCCATAATTGGTGACCCCGCAAAATCTTCCTctccatcttcttctttcacTTCATTGTgtattgcttcttcttcttcttcatcgtCATGCACTACAACTTCAGCTTCTTCGCTCGTCGCAGGCTTTTCTTCAATAACAGCGGTTTCCTGAGTTGGTTTTTCGACTTGGTCGTCACTCACCTCTTTGGTGGGTGCTTCATCCTGAAATACCATTAACAATATACGTTAATTAcaccttttatttattaatatgtgaTGAGTGTGTGCACCCTATCTTCACTATCTAAGtgcttaaagaaaaaagaaaaagaaaaagaaaggaaccTGGATGGAGGCCATGGAGAGAATTGAGCTGAGCAAAGAGAGAAATATAGGAGACAAAGTTAATTAAGGGAAGCAAATAAAAGGGTCAAGTAATTAAGGGTTTAAACGAGCAAGCAAAGCAAAACCAGCTATTGAGACAGAATGAACTGAAAGTGGTTTAAAAGGTATTAAGGGTTGAAGGATATTTATAATGTAGCAGCAGCAGGTGCCATTGTTTCTGCTCCCCAATTGCATACACGAAACTTGATACTTACAAAAGCAAAATGAATAGTTGCCATTAGTTTGGAAGAGGCTACATATGTAATTCACGTTGAATTCTCCACtgaatgatttattttttctttttattttgacctATTTGGATAATAATTTAGGCTCTGTTTGTTTTgcgaaaaaaatttattagaaaaatatcttttaagttTCCCTGGATTTagaatatttaagaaataagttaaaaaaaatttgttctaattaaaataaaaaatcttatgtcatatttttgaaaaacaaGTTACTTTTTTATGATTCAAATTAATCCTTAAATTCATTATagtcatattttattatgcatttaatttcaaattagcAATTGGAACAAAATAACccaaataaattcttaaaatctCCCACAGGAAATGTGCCACAAAAATCAAGAATTTAGATATGattatatacatgtatataatTTGCATATTTACAAACCTACACATAAACATTGTTTCTCATTTGAATCTTGGTGCATTCAAtaatcaaaattgaaaaatccTTTGAtgctttttattatataaattctgTAATTTCCTACGCAGGTAGGGACAGAAAATGAAACGAGGCTAAGATAACCCAATTTCAACTACTAAATCTAGATTAGTTATTTTGAGTCGATGATTTAGAAGCACGCAATAAGGTGGAACCCCATTGAGGCACCACTAAACCATAGTACTCAGAGGATAGAGCGAATCAAAAGGGGGATTGTAATTTACAgtcagaaaataaaattaccgATTTATATGgacatattttaattactatgtaaatttaggttaaaattatatttggttgagattcattatatttgaaaaaaataaataaaagaaaaacaaataaaactggtaaaattaaaagaaatattttagtgTTGTGGAATGTATTTTcactaatatgaaattttgtttgataattctattaattttattaaaatttaatttaattataactttcatttcatttaaatacataaattttagattataaataaattttataaattttaactaaatacaATAATGATTAAAGCTAAAAGTTAACTAGTTAGGATTAGTGATTGATATGGAATTCGCATTTAGATATGTTTACAACCCATTagctgattttttttttttattttttttttttgaaataaccCATTAGCTGATTAAGAAAGCAGAAATCATCCATCAGATTTGGAGTCACTGGGGCGGTACAGAGATTTCCATCTCTAAAAGAAATTCGGAGAGAGATTAGTTAGTGAAGAAAAGGAATAAAGAGGGAGGAGAAAAAGCAACTAATATTCATCATTAACCATACTTTTCAGTCACTTGTTCGAACCAATTCTAGTCCACGTTTCGACATGTTAGTGGGTATATTAGCTCAAGTTGCATGGGTGGAGGAATTACGTGGGTGGGTCCAGACGAGTTCAACTtcaaaatatgcaaaggaGATGGATGGCTAGCTAGCTGGTGCGGAAGATGTCTCACTTCTCTCCTCATCACTTGTTAAGGTTCTTCAGAGGTTGACGTCACTCTTCCATTTGGGTTTtggaaattaaattctttatgcttttcttttgAGAAAGTTTTTCACAGAATGAGGAGTGGGGAATGATGTTGGGGAAAGCCACGGCCATGGGTTTCTTTTCCACTTGCTCGACTCAATCTGGAGTATCAAAACCTTTAAACTTGATTTTTTTGGTaatgttaattaaattgaacTGTGAGAAGCATAATGGAAGCCAGAAATGAATTCTCTTTTCTATAGTTAACCGATTGTGGTATTAATGTTCTCTTCTGATATGTGTTTGTTTgtatatctaattttaatattaaggTATAATCCATGAATAAATCCATTTAGATGAAATAGAATAATATGTCACCGAATTCATTATTTAAactgtttcttttttgtgtgtattttttataaaccagcatttatatattgaaattttgacATTTCTTCGTCTCTAAAAAATTTCTCAAATTAGCATATGTAACAAATTggaattatcttttatattagaAGTTGAAAttgtgttatttaattaagtataaaaattaaaatttaacaaatttaaaagagTTATACTGTTAAATTTTTAAGCTATGCtgtaaaagagatattttttttagtgtaTCCCAATGTGAATATATGAGCTTGGATGtgtataatttttgaaataaaatctaatttagcCATTAACTTTATTGTTCGAGttcaatttagtcattttttaatattttagtctaaacttttatatatttagatcAAATTAgctctattttttataaaaatgagaaagtgAGTTACACATTCTCTTAAAAGAATGTGAATagaatcaaaaataaaaaatattaatttgagccaaatatataaatatttaggcTAAAAGGTCCatgaatttagaaaaatattaaattgagcCCGTGTGACAAGATTAGTGGTCAAATTATactttatttcataattttttagattcaAACTTTAATTACTTGGCTCTTCTTGTGGATTCCGTCTTCagaaaatgcaaatgcaatgATTTCAATTACCTCTAATCGAAACAATACTCTTTATATCTGTCTTtcgattaaattataaatatttaatcttttatttaaacttattttatttgtgtattccaataatattttttactttttatttattggaaGGTCAACAAGCTATGGACTACACAACAGAAGATATTCATTTCTTTACATTCACCATAAAAGTGAAAACTCACGTACTACGGAAGAGAGGACTCGGACTCAATATCTCTCATTTCCAAAAGTAAACGCTCTTGCCACTTGAAgctctattttatataatccaactttttattaatagagtaaaaatgaaaaaaaaaatgcataaagAGATAGAATCTACtcttaaagaaagaaaagctaaaaaaaaataatataatataattaagaaacaTCCGAgagctatttttttaattcaaggAGAGAGAATGTggtttttaaattattttagaaaagaaaataaactagaaaatttttgaaattctaatttttatatatattttttataataaagaataagaataatataaaagcatgatttaattatgaaattacaacttttaaaaaataaaatttgtcaAGAAGCAATTAATTACAGGTTACTATACTAAATAAACTATTTCACATAGAcagaaaattatttcttacAGCAAAATATAGTGACTAAATGAAGttttaagaaatagaaaaatattaattttaaaagaaaaaaaaacttgaaaaatctaataaaacagttgaaaatgtaataaaatagatattctTAAAGATAAGGATGatatggaaaaaataaaatgaaatgttatcattgtataattcttttgataatGTGATGGatcaaattcatataataattttatcatatagtaacaaaagaaattcattttttgataaaaacgAAAAAGAGTGAAATTGTGAATTGAGATTGAGGGTAATACAGAAGAGGATAATAATTGGGGCACATGCCCTGTTGCGCAATTGTCGAGCAAAATGCATTTCAAGGACAAAACAGAAAATacaacataatttatttattctttttaaaagtaaaGCACTATTCAAAGAACTGCTGATTGGTGATACAATTAGCAAGTCAACTTTGTAGAGTATAATCCAAAATCTGACAATTGGCAAGTCAATTTTGTATTAGATTGGAAATGGTTTTGGTACATTGATTCATATAGATTCTTTACTCATTTATCTCTTCTACTAATTCCTCTCCAAGAACCCAACTTATATGGTATCATATCAACATCAATTATGGGGTTTACAGGcatatcttaattatatatcattaCCAAATAGCTAAAGGacatgtaaaattatttattctttccAAGACAATCCTAACCAGGCGAATTCCTGCTCCCGTGATCTTGAATACTGCCAAAATTCTTCTTCACGGGCTTAAAACTTGTGGCTCCTATCTCCACCCTTCTCTCTATATAATAAACGCAGATTTCAGTTCATCAAGAATTActaagcaaaaaaaaaaaaaaaaaagaaaagagaaggaacTTGtgatatatttacatatacaGGATGGAGATGATTATGGCTGGGAAGGTGGTGCTAGTTGTGGTCTTAATGGTGACTATGTTTGAAGGGTCAAGGTCATTGACATTGTGTGATATGAACGATGATGGGCTTTTGGCTTGTAAGCCATCAGTGACTAAGCCAGATCCTGTTGAGCCACCATCACCAGCATGTTGTCAGGCTCTTACAGGAGCTAACTTGACTTGCTTGTGTTCTTACAGGAACTCACTTATGTTGCCTTCTCTTGGTATTGATCCTGATCTTGCTTTGGGTTTGCCTTCCAAGTGTAATCTCACCCCTCCTGCTGATTGCTAAGGTGAAAGCTTTTAGGGGCGAGTTCTCCACGAGATacttattagtattatttgtTTCACCAATAACTGCTCAAGAACTCGTTCTAATTTTCTGTAATGCACTGCTGAATTATGTGAAGTTAGGGGTCTGAATTACTTTGATAGCATTTTCTTTTCGTATCATTAATATTGGTCGCTGTTGTTAAATGATTCATTTTGTCTACTGCAGTTCAGTGTTACTTTGAGATTTCAGTGATTTCAATTCTTCGTTGTATAAAGAATTTACATTTGAGCTTTTGACAAACCATCTCCTTACAGTGGCCATCAAAATTATTTGGCAAAAAACACTAATTTCACAAGACAAAACCATCAATAAAAGTAGCAATTTCTCAATCTGCAAAACAGGCCAACCTTCCAGCTAACTTAGTAACTTACTGTGTCTTAGTTCTTATTCTTCACTTTCTATATAACAAAGGCAGCTTATAAGTACAAGAACACTGAAAGCAAGAAACTGATCAAGCATTAGATGTTTCAGATGGCAAGAATTGTAGCAATGATCTTGTTGGTCAATTACTACCATATTATAAAGCCAAGCCAAATCCTGTTGATCTACCATCACAAGAATGTAGCCAGGCTCTTACTTCCAGGAGCTAACTTGACATGCTTATGTACTTTCAGGAATTCTTCAATCATGAATTATCTCGTGTCTGATTCTGATTTCGCATAGGATTTGTCTTCCATATGCAATCTTACCCTTCCTACCGATTGCAGCCTCACCACTCCTGTTGATTTTACAAGCCAAAGATGTAACTGAGTTTGAATGACACAAGTCTACTGCTTGTAAACTATGCCAAATTCTATCTATCCACCAATAGCGGAATGTTGCCTGGCGCTTACAGAATTTAACATAACATGACTATGTTCCTGTAGGAATTCCCATGCATTTTCTAATCTTATTATTGATCTTGTATTAGGTTTGTTTCCTAGCcattaattgttaattaaggTAAACTTACTTTTCCCTCTAGCAATCATTATTGATGAAAAACTATAGACTTATTCAAACTTTGGACTTGGATTTTGTCAAAGAAAAACGTTGGACTTAGGCAGGCTTGGGCCAGATCAGTCGGACTCGACTTTAAAAACTCGAAATACATAAGCCCAATATTATCCTATACTACCTTCttcaaaagtaaaatgaatttataatactccattgttatattaacctattTTGTTAGAAATGCTATTTTGATACTTTATAAATGtaagtttcttcttctttttttttttttataaattattaatttattagtttcatatacatttttataatttaaattatcaatgAAATCATTacatataacttttttatttatttacattaattaaaattatacaagtagattttataatt
The sequence above is drawn from the Ricinus communis isolate WT05 ecotype wild-type chromosome 7, ASM1957865v1, whole genome shotgun sequence genome and encodes:
- the LOC8259693 gene encoding putative lipid-transfer protein DIR1, with protein sequence MEMIMAGKVVLVVVLMVTMFEGSRSLTLCDMNDDGLLACKPSVTKPDPVEPPSPACCQALTGANLTCLCSYRNSLMLPSLGIDPDLALGLPSKCNLTPPADC
- the LOC8259692 gene encoding protein rpi-1, which codes for MASIQDEAPTKEVSDDQVEKPTQETAVIEEKPATSEEAEVVVHDDEEEEEAIHNEVKEEDGEEDFAGSPIMGESEPTLTFDEEGEAEIEEGDMI